The Ictalurus furcatus strain D&B chromosome 5, Billie_1.0, whole genome shotgun sequence genome includes a region encoding these proteins:
- the LOC128607267 gene encoding alpha-2-macroglobulin-like protein 1 — protein MSEQFAAFECQSGAINLNKTVPDSITTWQAGAVCTSPVGFGVARKTELAAFQPILVRLTMPCSIIRGEVFTLKATVFNNLHSSIVVKVTLADSKQFSAQVCKHCSYTQCLRAEESGTFYWTVTPLVLGEVSIKVTAEAVQSSMCGKRRVTVPQKGRISSVIKKLPVLAEGTKLCKSYNELLCPSDVVKKTVSLTLPKKVVDGSAKASVSVLGDLMGRALQNLASLLEKPYGCGEQNMLRFTPNIFILQYLKSTNQLTPQIKSTALTYLVSGYQRELTYKHHDGSYSAFGMSDASGNTWLTAFVMKSFGSAKQYIFIDPMFVNQAKAWLGQRQQRNGCYASVGQLIHTDMKGGVNDEVTLSAYITAAMLELNYTITDPVVKNSLTCLRNAYTRVRSTYAKALLFYTFTLAGDQRMRNKLISQLDAKAIVSGGGRHWSRVDSGSVTDSLEVEITSYVLLALMSGPKLSGFGLGYSASIVRWLSQQQNAFGGFTSTQDTVVALQALAKYSIITYRPAGAVTVTITSPSGVINKFTINQSNRLLYQERKLQRVPGDYKIKAKGKGCVYVQFNLHYNIPPPPDRSSFIISASASGNCRIPNPSLKVNITVKYNGRRLRTNMVVIEVKPLSGFSADETSVQLVNSNSNSKNGVVKRVDQIERNTVIYLNRVRTNTHTHTHTHTHTHTHTHFTKTLDLSKTSLRVLKFRIKTVRGCVCYSSTSTSTIHVPVIIYIIASTV, from the exons ATGTCTGAACAATTTGCGGCATTTGAGTG TCAGTCTGGAGCGATAAACCTCAATAAAACGGTTCCGGACTCCATCACTACATGGCAGGCTGGCGCAGTTTGTACATCACCTGTCGGGTTCGGAGTCGCTAGGAAAACCGAGCTTGCTGCCTTCCAGCCTATCCTTGTGAGGCTCACCATGCCATGCTCCATCATCCGAGGAGAAGTGTTCACGCTCAAAGCCACCGTcttcaacaacctccacagtaGTATAGTG GTGAAGGTGACTCTGGCCGACTCAAAACAGTTTTCAGCACAAGTGTGTAAACACTGCAGTTACACACAATGTCTGCGTGCTGAAGAAAGCGGAACCTTCTATTGGACCGTCACACCACTGGTTCTGG GGGAGGTGAGCATCAAGGTAACAGCGGAAGCGGTGCAGTCATCGATGTGTGGGAAGAGAAGAGTTACTGTTCCACAGAAAGGACGCATCAGTTCAGTCATTAAAAAACTGCCCGTGCTG GCTGAAGGAACCAAACTGTGTAAAAGCTACAATGAACTTCTCTGCCCATCAG ATGTAGTTAAGAAGACGGTCTCACTAACCCTGCCTAAGAAAGTCGTGGATGGTTCGGCCAAGGCCTCTGTTTCTGTGCTGG GAGATCTGATGGGCCGAGCTCTACAGAACCTGGCGAGTCTCCTGGAGAAACCGTACGGCTGTGGAGAGCAGAACATGCTGCGCTTCACACCCAACATCTTCATCCTGCAGTACCTGAAGAGCACCAACCAGCTCACACCCCAGATCAAGAGCACAGCCCTGACCTACCTCGTGAGCG GATATCAGAGAGAACTGACCTACAAACATCATGATGGATCTTACAGTGCTTTTGGGATGAGTGATGCATCAGGTAACACATG GTTGACGGCGTTCGTTATGAAGTCTTTCGGAAGTGCGAAGCAATACATCTTTATAGATCCAATGTTTGTGAATCAGGCGAAGGCCTGGCTCGGACAACGGCAGCAGCGTAACGGATGCTATGCCTCAGTAGGACAACTCATCCACACTGATATGAAG ggaggGGTGAATGATGAGGTGACCCTCTCAGCGTACATCACAGCTGCAATGCTGGAACTCAATTACACAATTACA GATCCTGTGGTGAAAAACAGTCTTACGTGCCTGAGGAATGCGTACACTCGGGTGCGCTCAACCTACGCCAAAGCTCTTCTTTTCTACACTTTCACTCTAGCTGGAGATCAGAGGATGAGGAACAAACTCATCTCACAGCTGGATGCAAAGGCCATAGTCTCAG GAGGCGGGAGGCACTGGAGCAGAGTGGATAGTGGGTCAGTGACGGACTCTTTGGAGGTGGAGATTACCTCGTATGTGCTTCTGGCTCTGATGTCTGGACCCAAGCTGTCTGGGTTTGGTCTGGGTTACAGCGCCAGCATCGTCCGTTGGCTTTCTCAGCAGCAGAACGCTTTTGGGGGCTTCACTTCTACACAG GACACTGTCGTGGCTCTCCAGGCTCTGGCGAAATACAGTATCATCACCTACCGTCCAGCAGGAgctgttactgttactataaCATCACCATCAGGGGTGATTAACAAGTTTACCATCAATCAGAGTAACAGGCTGCTGTATCAGGAGAGAAAGCTGCAGCGGGTTCCTGGAGATTACAAAATCAAAGCAAAAGGGAaaggttgtgtgtatgtgcag TTCAATTTGCACTACAAcatccctcctcctcctgaccGCTCTTCATTCATCATCTCGGCCTCAGCGTCTGGAAACTGCAGGATCCCAAATCCATCTCTGAAAGTGAACATTACTGTCAA GTATAACGGTCGACGCTTGAGGACCAACATGGTGGTCATCGAAGTCAAGCCTCTTTCTGGATTCAGTGCGGACGAGACGTCTGTGCAGCTTGTGAACAGCAATTCAAAT TCGAAGAATGGAGTTGTGAAACGCGTGGATCAAATTGAACGCAACACAGTTATCTACCTGAATAGAgtaagaacaaacacacacacacacacacacacacacacacacacacacacacacacacactttactaaAACACTGGATTTGTCTAAGACCTCCCTAAGGGTTCTAAAGTTTAGAATTAAGACTGtaagagggtgtgtgtgttattcctcaacatcaacatcaacaataCATGtccctgttatcatttacattatagcatcTACAGTATAA